CCATGGCGGAGAGATGCGAGGGCTGCGTTTCTCCAGGAGTGCCCTGCAAGTCCTGCTCAAGCACCCGGATGCCTTGCTTCAAATCACCCAGCGTGGAGATCGACCAGGGCTGCAGTTCGCCGGATCGCAGCCTAGCCGCTAGGTCCTCCAGAGACTGGGCCACCATTTCGGCTGGGGAAAGCTCGGGTATGACCCGGGGCGGATGATAGGGGCGTAAGCCAACATGATTTTCAACACCCAGGTACACATCATCGTGATGCATGAGCAGCATGACGGGCGGCTGTACCCCCGGCGGGCACTCAAAGAGCGGGCCAAGTTCAGCTCGGGACAGCAGATGCTGTAGAGCCGTGTGGGCTGCTCTTGTTCCTTGCTCCTCTACGGTGATTTTCGTAACGGCGATGGCGACTTTAGCGGGATATTCGCCCATTCTCGCCTGCTCGGCCACGAAGAATAGAGTATCCTGCACGCCCTCTGGTTCTTGGTCTGCTTTGCCGAGTGAACAGGTCACCACAGTGTGGGCAGGGATTGACGCCTCGTAAATGAGTCGTTCGCCAAGTGCATGGAGCTCTTCTGGGGTCACGCGCATAGCCATTGGCACATTTTAGCCTGGGCATTACGTCGTGAGCGAAAGGCAATTGCCGAAGCCCTCTATGACCAAACAGCAAAAAGCCCCTCCCCGCCACCAGCCGAAGCCAGCGCAGGGAGGGGGAAACGTTTGGCGCAAGTTGTCCAAGGGCTCACTCTGGGCAGGGTTGGACGAACTCAACATCCAGCCAGTACTCGGCGTCACCCACGTCGTGCCCCTCCAGCTCCAGCACGGTGCTGCCAGGCTTCCCACGCTTCGGCCCTGGCTTCCTCGTGGCAGCCGAGGTCATCCGCGAGGGCCTGACGTTCAGGAGTGCTGTCTGGCACGATCCCCAGGCGACGATCCCTCGTGTAGGCGTCGTGCAGGTGGTCGGCAATCTCCCCAGGCGTTAGGTCGGCGTAACGCATGCAGCCAGGATACCCAAACGCCAAAAGCCCCCTCCCTGCGCTGACTTCTGTCAGTGGTGGGGAGGGGGCTTTCTATATCCAAGCAGGGCAAGGCGAACTTGACCGCCCGTACTCGGCGTTCCCGACGTCATACCTCTCCAGCTCCAGCACGGTCTACCAGAACAGCAAAAGAAGGGGGTCTCTCACGCTTTTGCCTTAAGATAGGATGAAGATGTTTGCCTTTTCCTCCACCACTGCTTTGCCTTAGGCGTCTTTCCTCACGCCACTGGGAGAAGAGGTGAGGAGCGACTGGCAGTTCAGTGCTGTCGTGCAGCCCGAAGGTTCTCCCACGCCCATCTACGCGGGCCACAATGCCACCCTTGCCCTGATGTACGCCTCCCTGGCTGCCCTGGACGCGCAGTGGGACGCCTTCACGGTGGTGCCCACCACGCCCCTCCTCCGGGGTCAGGCCCCTCGCCCTGCACCCCAAACCGCTCCTGAAGATCTCCACGTGGTTGCCCTGACTGCCGCAGCAGCGGCGTCCTCCCACATCTCCAGCTTGATTGACGGACGGAACCGGGTGACGCGCCGTCAGCAGTTGGGACTGGAGAACACTGTCATCTATCAAGCTGACCAGCCCTGGTTGGGCTTTCGACCCGAAGAAGTTAAGCAGCAGGACCTGAGCAAAGTCCTGCTCCGAATGCGCCCATACGTAATGGAAGCGTACGCTCGACTTGCAACGTGGGATCTCAAGAGCTTCCCCTATCCGGTGGTCTTCCATCCGGACCTCTTTACCCAGCCGGAATGGGCCATTCGGTGTGACCGCGGCGACCTCTGCCACCCCTTCGGATGGATCGATGAGGGGACGAGGCGGCCCTACGCTGGACGGCAACGGGTCCATCAGGTCAAGACGAACGATGGACCTGTGACACTGTACGCGACCGCCCCTGATCTGGACGGGTCTCTGGAGATGGCCCAGCGCAGGACCAAAGGCTTTCAGTGGGCCGACACATCTGCGCTCGTGTCCACCCTTCACGGTCAGGTCAAGACGCCAAAGCCAGAAGCACCTGTACCGGCGATCACCTGCTTGAATACTTCGGTTGGACCTCAAACAGTGGTGCTGACGGGGTGCGAGACCCTCTGGACGAGGTGGAATCAGGGGCAGACCGGTACGTTGGTGTATGTGCAGGAGGACCCCCGGGTGATCCTGTTCACTCCAGAGGAAGCGCGGACCTGGTCGGTGGCGAAGCGACTCCCGTACCGTTTCGCCCAGGAGGCCTGGGCAAGGCACAGGAGCCTCCGAGGGATGGGCCGCTTACTGTACCCAGCGCCCCAACAACCCGATATGGTGCTCAGTTCTTCTTGACCGCTGCCTGGTACAACGCTTCCAACCCCACACCGCAAAAAAGCCCCCTCCCCGTCACCGGCCGAAGCAGCGTCATCCAGTACGAGAAGTGTAAGTGAAATTTTCTACACTGCCTTATGCTCCCTGCGCCGGTCCCGCCTGATGAAGCCGAACGTCTGCTGGATCTCGCGCACTACCACATCCTCGACACCGGCCGTGAAGAAGTCTTTGACCGCGTTACCCGCCTCGCGGCCCGACTCCTCCACGTTCCCCTGACTGCCATCAATTTTGTTGACGTCGACCGCCACTGGAGTAAATCCATGGTGGGCTACGACGCCCCTGAAGTCCCCCGCAATGCCACCTTCTGCGCCTGGACCATCCTGCAAGACACCCCCCTGGTCGTTCCGGACCTGACCCAGGATGTCCGCTTCGCTCACCACCCTGGCGTCGTCCACGAACCGCATGTACGGATGTACGCCGGTGCCCCCCTCAAAACGCCAGCCGGGCAGCGCATCGGCACCCTCTGCGTTTTGGATACCGAGGCCCGAACGCTGGGTGACGAGGACTTGAAGGCGCTCCAAGACCTCGCAGCCACGGCGATGAGTGAACTGGAGTTGCGAAACCACGTGCAGCGGTTGCAACAGCAGGTGAGCGCTCAGGCCGAACACAGCCTGGACCTTCAGCGCAGCCTGGCCCATGCACACACCCTAGAAGCCGTGCATGAACTGATGGACCTTCCCCTTTCACCCGAAGACGCGGCCCGTCAGGCAGCAGGGCTCATCGGGCAAGCGATCCATGCGGACTGGACCGGGCTCGTCATCTTCGAGGATGGTCGGCCCCACACCCAACGGGTCTACGGGGAGTCAGCGCTTCATCCCGTGTTGTTCGATCTCGCGGCGCATCTCAACGCCAGCCATACCAGCGTTACACATAGGATGGAGGGCTTAACTGAGCCGTACTACCTGGACACTTACCGGGAGCATTCCGAAGCCCTCCCCGCGGTCATCGAAGCGGGACTTCAGGCGGCAGCTTGGGTACCCCTGGGACAGTGGCAGGGAAAGACATTCCTGCTGCTCACCCTACGTGTGGGTCAGGAGCGGGAACTCCCCTGGCGTGGAAGTGACCGGACCCTGTTGGAAGCGGCGGGGCGAAGTGTCCGAGCAGCTTTTCACGCGAGGGCAGGCGTAGAGGCCGCGATACACACTGCCCGTCAGGATGCCTTAACTGGAGCATTGAACCGGCGGGCATTCGATGAGGACCTGGAACAGCATCAGGTGTTGGGAAGTGCCTTCACGCTGGCCTTGATGGATCTGGACGGCTTTAAGGCACTCAACGATACGGAAGGGCACGCACAGGGGGACAAGGTGCTGCAGCTGTTCGCGGGGGCCTTAAAAGCGGAATTGCAGGGGCAGGGCGAGGTGTACCGCCTTGGTGGTGACGAGTTCGTGTTGCTGCTGCCTGAGGCGTGGACGGCAGATGACGTGGACGAGGTCTTGGATGTGGCCGTGCCGATCGCGCAGCAGGGTTGTCTTGGCCGGATAGGGGCGAGTGTAGGCGTGGCTCGGAGTGCGGAAGTGGACGAGCGTGTGTCCCTGCCTGAACTGGCCGACGCGCGGATGTACGAGGCCAAGCGGCGACGGAAAGCGCTCAGGGCAGGCCAGGGAAGTTAGGGACGCGTTCATGACCTCAACGAAAAAAACCTCTAACGCTCCTGTCGACACCCAGGGGCGCTGAGTTAAACCGCAATTTATGGGGCGAATATACCTCTAATAAAGCCTTAATCTTGTCGAGTGACTCTCCCGCAACATTTCCTGCTGATTGATGACAACGTCGCCGATCACCACCTGACCCAGGAAGCGTTTGAGGAACTCTGCCCAGAGTGCACGCTGACCTGCTACACCAATGGCAGAGAAGCGCTGCGTGCCTTACGGCGCGGAACGGTTCAGGCGGAGGTGATCCTGCTGGACATCAACATGCCCGTGATGAATGGTTTCGACGTTCTTCGGGAGCTCAAACGCGACCCGCAGTTGATGACGCTCCCGGTGGTGATGCTCTCCACGTCCAGCAACAAGGGTGACGTGGACATGGCGTACACCTTACATGCCAGTTCGTACTTCGTGAAGGCAACGGATTTTGATGGGTTCATCGCGCAGATTGACGCCTTCCTGGCGTACTGGCGCCAGGCCCAGCTCGCTCCCAAGCCCGTTTAGCAAAACCCCTCCTCTTCCAGCTCCAGCACGGTGCTGCCAGGCTTCCCACGCCTCTGCCCTGGCCTCCTCATGGCAGCCGAGGTCATCCGCGAGGGCCAGGCGCTCCTCCTCGTCCGGACCAGCGGGGGCGAGGCGGCGGTCCTCCTGGTATGCAGTGTGCAACTGGTCAGCGATCTCCACGGGGGTCAGGTCGGCGGGATGCAAAGATCCTGAAGACACCATGATGAATCCAAAAATTAACGCTAGTTTAACGTCTACTCATATAGACTGTAGGCAGCTAACCAATCCCACACTTGGGTAGGAGGACACCTGAAACCCCCAACTTGATTGCCCTTCCTCCCTTAACCCATGCGTGCTGCATGGGACCTTGCCATATCCCTGAAAGGACGCCCATGACCTACGATCAACCACTTCCTACGAAAAACCCAGTCATGTTTGAGCCGCCTAAACGGCGCCCGTACCAAGTGCCCCAAGTGATGTCGTTGGGGCCCTGGACTGCCGTGACCCTCCTCTACACCGTTCCGATTGTTCCCTCATTTTCAGGCTCCAAGACCAATTATTGATGTCGGCTTAGGTTATAGACGCACCTCGCGCTACGCCTCATAAGGATGACGTATCGATAGAGGACATCTTCTCGCAGCACTGTCTCAAACCCAGCTTGGTATCAATAGAGGCTTGTCACCTCAGAGGTTTTCTGTGAGTAAGAATCTGGCTTTCCTGACAAGCATGACGCTGCTCCTGGTGGGCTGTATGCAACCACCAACCCCCACCGTCACCCCCCCTACACCCAGCACAGGAAAATCCACCCCAGGTCGTCCTGATCTGGCCACAAACGGGCGACTATATCAGCTCTCTGTTAAAGACAGCGGAAAACAGAACATCACCGCAACAGCTCAGGAGATCTCTAGCGGTCTCGCTACACAAGCGCTCGTGGACACCACTGCTCCTCTGGCCATTTCCGCTCCCGTATCGGTATTGACATTTACCAATACGACGGCACGAACGCGGCACATTCGGGCTACCTTTACGGTCACCAATCAGAGTAGTTCCACATTGACGAAACTGACGTTTCTACCAGTAGATACCAACGACGTAGACAGTGATCCCACCAATAATGCTTCTCCACCTACGACAGGGGATACACCCTTTCGTGAGGTCAAGCATTACGACGGGAGTGACGCGTCGAGTCAGGCAACCCTCCTGGAGGCAAGTCGAGGCAAGATCTTCAATGCAGGTTCAGGCAACACCGAGATTGATCCGCTCACCAACACTTTTCAGTCCGGTTTAAATATTGCGTCGTTGTTCCCCACTCCGCCCGCAGGTCTAAGTGTAACGGTGAAAAACTACGGATGGGCGGTCACACCCTCACTAGCGCCTGGACAGAGCTCGAACATCACATTTGCATTCGACATTAATAACATTGACCCTGCCAATCCTGAAGCCGACCCTTATAGCTTCAATCTTATTTTCACTGCTGCCGAAGAAAATGTAGGCGCGAGTAATACTATCTCTCCATCGGGTGGAACTATTCAACTTCGGGACATCGCAGACATCACTTTTCCCACCGATTCACTTACAAAGACGCAGTCTGTAGAAGTGCAGCGTATACAGGATCCCCAAATAAAGGAATCTTTTGCAACGTCTGTAGCTGGACAGAAAGTAGAGTTTCTAGCAGACTATCAAGTTCGTATAGTTGCGTCTGAGCAACCAGTCAAGCCCATACATGTATCCCTCAAAATTCCCTCTTCACTTAACATCATCCCAGGAGTTACCCCAGTGATGTTCGGATGGCCAGAAGAAAGTGAGAATGAGGGCGAAGGTGGAGTGCTTGATATTTTTCGCCCACTATATTCTAAATACGATAAGACTACAAGAGAACTGACAGCTGATCTACCCTCTTGGGTATTTACCTCTGGCCGTAGAGAAGACGGTAGAATGGAAGCTATTGTATCTCTTGCCCTTGCCCCTGAGGCGCCATCACTCTCAGCACAAACAATTCTCGAGACTTGCGATATGGAGGAGGTAGAATCTCCACTTCCAGGAAAACCTCTGACAATCTCCAGCCCTTATGGCGGTAGACTGGTCGAAGGAAGCGAATTCCATCACGGACTAGACATTGCTACCCCCGTTGGCACAGCAGTCTACTCAAGTACAGATGGCATAGTAGGTTATATAGATTTTCAGGAGTCGTCAAAGCCTGGGTTGAATAAGAAGAAGCAACCTATCATAAAATGGCGCGGCGCAGGTCAATTTATTACCATATGGTCAGTATCTGGCAAGTACGCTGTTTACATGCATTTAACGAAAGACTCGGTGCAGAAAAAGGTCGGTGATGTCGTTAAACGTGGCGACTTAATAGGGTATTCCGGGGATACTGGGGCAGCCAAGGGTGCACCCCACTTACATATCGAATACCGGAATGAGATGACTGACCGCGCGGCTGGAACCTTTGACCCACTTCCCTGCTTGAAGCCAGTAGAAATAAAGGTCTCTACCAGGGAGCTTAGTGGTGGCGCAATCGGTACTGTGCAAATGTCTGGGACGGTCAATAATATAAACGACGACGGCAATTATCGCAAAAGGCTCATCTGGTCAATCGTGGACAATAAAGGAAAAGAGGTCACTGGAAGTGCCAATGGTGTAATTGATAGGATTACAGGACTATATACTCCTCCCTCAACGCTGGGCAAGTACATCATTCGAGCAACACTACAGCTAGATGTAAACCGAGATCCAAATGCGGCAGATCCTGACGCCCCGTGGGTTATGCAGGACAAAATGTATAAAGATACCGAAATTCGAGTCGGAACCTGTCCTAGTTTTTATGGAGACAACCTTGTTATCTTCCCCCCCACAAAATTATGCCTCTCTGGTTCTGTTGTGGCAAAACGCCCTACAAAAGATGGACGTCAGCTTTGCACTTTTGAGACGACTCTGAAAGTATCTGTTGATGCTTTAGTCGATCGTGCTAGAAGCAGGGCTGATTTAAAAGTCAAGCATTCGGCTGAGCATGTTGCTGATTATCCCCAGTCATGCAGCAATTATTCTACTCCAGAGTTTAAGTTTGAAACAAACGGCTTCATACTTCAACCTGCAACTAGTCTACTGTATGGCTTCTCAACCTCCTCTTCGGTTGGTAGGGGTGACATGATATATATCAACGGGACTGGCAAGGAAAAGCAATTAAAACTTGACTATGCCTGGAATTTTGCGGAATTTGCCAATATGACGAGAGTGGAGATTACCCTTAACGAACTGTCATCGGGGAATTAAAATTTACTCAGAGGTTATCTTTAAACGCATCATTGTTGCTTAAACAGGCTAGGAACTATTTGTTTTAACTTGAACAAGCCCGACCCGCTTATCAACGATCAAATGAATTTAATTACCAAGTTTGGGGTGGCGATTATTCTCGCCACCCTATACCATCTCTCAAGCCTCTCTGACCACAAAGACAAAGCATAAGATGAGTTGAATTTCTAGTAAATAACAAGGTGCGCAAATATTCACCCCAATTCTGCCGGCTTTGAACAGTCTTTGTACGTCGCTCAACTGGCATTTTTCAGTCTGGAAAAAGGACGTCCAGGACGGCTTCCCACCTGATATTGAGGGTGTGTTTAAGGGAAATGACCGTGCTAGACGACTTTATTCTGACATGCTCACCTCCTGATGCTGCTTCCTGGAGGCGCTGGGGATCTCCCGTTTCCATGCGTCCACCGCAAAGTCTCCGGGGGCGATCAGCCGCTTTCTCAATCACCAGCCCTGGAGTTTGCCGACCCTGCTGCGCGTGATGCGCCAACACGCCCTGGACACCTTCCAGGCTTCCCTCCGTGGACGCTGTGGGCGTCCACCGCCGACCCGAGATCATCGTAGATACCACCTCCATTGCCAAAGAAGGCGTATTCGCCGAGCTAGACGGCTGGATGCACACCCTCAACGGTGTGCGTGGCCTCCATGTCGTCATGCTCTACATCTGCTGTGGAGATCTCCGCTTGCCCTGGGGTTCAAGATCTGGCGTGGGAAAGCC
The sequence above is drawn from the Deinococcus hopiensis KR-140 genome and encodes:
- a CDS encoding response regulator; this encodes MTLPQHFLLIDDNVADHHLTQEAFEELCPECTLTCYTNGREALRALRRGTVQAEVILLDINMPVMNGFDVLRELKRDPQLMTLPVVMLSTSSNKGDVDMAYTLHASSYFVKATDFDGFIAQIDAFLAYWRQAQLAPKPV
- a CDS encoding M23 family metallopeptidase, whose translation is MTLLLVGCMQPPTPTVTPPTPSTGKSTPGRPDLATNGRLYQLSVKDSGKQNITATAQEISSGLATQALVDTTAPLAISAPVSVLTFTNTTARTRHIRATFTVTNQSSSTLTKLTFLPVDTNDVDSDPTNNASPPTTGDTPFREVKHYDGSDASSQATLLEASRGKIFNAGSGNTEIDPLTNTFQSGLNIASLFPTPPAGLSVTVKNYGWAVTPSLAPGQSSNITFAFDINNIDPANPEADPYSFNLIFTAAEENVGASNTISPSGGTIQLRDIADITFPTDSLTKTQSVEVQRIQDPQIKESFATSVAGQKVEFLADYQVRIVASEQPVKPIHVSLKIPSSLNIIPGVTPVMFGWPEESENEGEGGVLDIFRPLYSKYDKTTRELTADLPSWVFTSGRREDGRMEAIVSLALAPEAPSLSAQTILETCDMEEVESPLPGKPLTISSPYGGRLVEGSEFHHGLDIATPVGTAVYSSTDGIVGYIDFQESSKPGLNKKKQPIIKWRGAGQFITIWSVSGKYAVYMHLTKDSVQKKVGDVVKRGDLIGYSGDTGAAKGAPHLHIEYRNEMTDRAAGTFDPLPCLKPVEIKVSTRELSGGAIGTVQMSGTVNNINDDGNYRKRLIWSIVDNKGKEVTGSANGVIDRITGLYTPPSTLGKYIIRATLQLDVNRDPNAADPDAPWVMQDKMYKDTEIRVGTCPSFYGDNLVIFPPTKLCLSGSVVAKRPTKDGRQLCTFETTLKVSVDALVDRARSRADLKVKHSAEHVADYPQSCSNYSTPEFKFETNGFILQPATSLLYGFSTSSSVGRGDMIYINGTGKEKQLKLDYAWNFAEFANMTRVEITLNELSSGN
- a CDS encoding sensor domain-containing diguanylate cyclase encodes the protein MLPAPVPPDEAERLLDLAHYHILDTGREEVFDRVTRLAARLLHVPLTAINFVDVDRHWSKSMVGYDAPEVPRNATFCAWTILQDTPLVVPDLTQDVRFAHHPGVVHEPHVRMYAGAPLKTPAGQRIGTLCVLDTEARTLGDEDLKALQDLAATAMSELELRNHVQRLQQQVSAQAEHSLDLQRSLAHAHTLEAVHELMDLPLSPEDAARQAAGLIGQAIHADWTGLVIFEDGRPHTQRVYGESALHPVLFDLAAHLNASHTSVTHRMEGLTEPYYLDTYREHSEALPAVIEAGLQAAAWVPLGQWQGKTFLLLTLRVGQERELPWRGSDRTLLEAAGRSVRAAFHARAGVEAAIHTARQDALTGALNRRAFDEDLEQHQVLGSAFTLALMDLDGFKALNDTEGHAQGDKVLQLFAGALKAELQGQGEVYRLGGDEFVLLLPEAWTADDVDEVLDVAVPIAQQGCLGRIGASVGVARSAEVDERVSLPELADARMYEAKRRRKALRAGQGS